In a genomic window of Vicia villosa cultivar HV-30 ecotype Madison, WI unplaced genomic scaffold, Vvil1.0 ctg.000926F_1_1, whole genome shotgun sequence:
- the LOC131632298 gene encoding uncharacterized protein LOC131632298 has product MCTNNLLDNIIDNGFSGCFNCSCKNGMDVLFWLNKWLGEQPLCTEFPDLYELSNWKHCTVAEVLVRIGGSVRWDFGGLFSAGSTHGFSNTVAETASPNWTRFCDRIRGFIPSENGCDTFSWSLDEDKDFTVASITHVIDSAKYFAWDYHLINPLKVMWELKLPPKIKVFAWRFFIDRLPTRDQLLKRGVANVSSLDCVMCGSSFESSSYLFFTCQEAKIIWKHVFIWLGISEAINVEEIICFDVIQEKVKCCKRRILINFVWVATIWSIWLMRNAIIFKGEEFCFDVICSNIVFLSWRWMYSGYTKFRPTYYEWFKLPLSDTCSL; this is encoded by the coding sequence ATGTGTACGAACAATTTGTTGGACAACATTATAGATAACGGTTTCTCCGGATGTTTCAATTGTTCTTGCAAAAATGGAATGGATGTTCTTTTTTGGCTCAATAAATGGTTGGGAGAACAACCACTTTGCACGGAATTCCCGGACTTGTATGAATTGTCAAATTGGAAGCATTGTACGGTGGCGGAGGTGTTAGTGCGGATTGGAGGTTCGGTTAGGTGGGATTTTGGAGGCCTTTTTTCAGCCGGATCTACTCACGGCTTCTCCAACACTGTTGCGGAAACAGCTAGTCCAAATTGGACTCGGTTTTGTGACCGCATACGGGGATTCATTCCTAGTGAGAATGGTTGTGACACTTTTTCGTGGTCTTTAGACGAGGATAAGGATTTCACCGTTGCGAGCATTACTCACGTGATTGATAGCGCCAAATATTTTGCATGGGATTATCATTTGATTAATCCCTTGAAAGTGATGTGGGAGCTTAAACTACCGCCCAAGATTAAGGTCTTTGCTTGGAGATTCTTTATTGATCGGCTTCCTACTAGAGATCAATTATTGAAAAGAGGTGTTGCTAATGTCTCGAGCCTGGATTGTGTGATGTGTGGTTCTTCCTTTGAATCATCTTCCTATCTTTTTTTCACTTGTCAAGAGGCGAAAATAATTTGGAAACACGTTTTTATTTGGCTCGGAATTTCGGAGGCGATTAATGTGGAGGAGATAATTTGTTTCGATGTTATTCAAGAAAAGGTGAAATGTTGCAAGCGaagaattttaatcaattttgtttGGGTGGCTACTATTTGGAGCATTTGGCTTATGAGGAATGCTATTATCTTCAAGGGGGAggagttttgttttgatgttatttgttctaacattgtttttctttcttgGAGATGGATGTATAGTGGATATACTAAGTTTAGACCAACCTATTAtgaatggtttaaacttcctttatccgaCACATGCAGTCTATAG